The following is a genomic window from bacterium.
AGATGTGCCTGTCCCTCCTAATAAGGCTGTAGTAGGCGATAATGCCTTTGCACACGAAGCTGGAATTCATCAGGACGGAGTTTTGAAAAATCCCCTTACGTACGAAATTATGACACCTCAGTCTGTCGGAGTTGATAGCAGAAAGCTTGTTATCGGCAAACACAGCGGAAGGCATGCTCTTGGCGAGAGATGCAGAAAATTGGGAGTTGAATTGACAGCAGAGGAATTAAATCTTCTTTATAAAAGTGTCATGATTATAGCGGATAAAAAGGGGTCGGTAAGGGACAGCGATCTTGAAACAGCTATACAAGAGTTGGCTGTAAATAACAAAAATTAAACAAACAGATAATGGCGGAAATGCGAAATGGGAATGACAATAACTGAAAAGATTCTATCAGCCCATGCGGGGCTGGAAAAGGTTTCTCCGGGGGAGGTCATCTGGATTGATGTTGATGTCCTGATGACGCATGATGTATGCGGTCCTCCTTCAAGCGCTATATTTTATCATGAGTTCGGAGCACATGCAAAAGTCTGGGATCCTGAAAAGATATACATTATACCGGATCATTATATTTTTACAAAAGACAAACACGCAAAGAGGAATGTTGAAATTTTGAGAACATTTGCGTCCGCTCAAAATATCAGTAATTTCTATAATCCGGGGACAAAAGATTACAGAGGAGTGTGCCATGTTACTATTGCTGAAGACAGGATTGTAAAACCAGGGGAAGTGCTTATAGGTACTGACAGCCATACATGTACAGCAGGTGCTTTTGGTGCATTTGCCACTGGTGTGGGCAATACTGATGCGGCCTTTGTAATGGGAACAGGCAGGATCTGGGTGAAAGTTCCGGAGACAATAAAGATTATAATTAACGGAGAAATTCGAAAAGGTGTTATGGCAAAGGATATTATCCTGAGTATTATTTCAGATTTGGGAGTAAAGGGAGCAACTTACAAAGCGATTGAATTTCATGGATCAGGAATAGAATCTCTCAGTATTGAGGAGAGAATGACACTGTGCAACATGGTAATTGAGGCAGGAGCGAAAAACGGGATATGTAAAACTGATAAAAAAACTATTGATTTTTTCAGCGCAAAAGGTGTAGAAGTGAATGAAATTATTGAAAGCGATAATGATGCGGATTTTTCTGAAATAAGAGAATACAGCGGCGGAGATTTCAGAGTTATGGTAGCTCTTCCGCATTCACCGGGAAACGGGAAACCTGCTGAAGATCTTCAGGATATTAAGATAGAGAGGTCGTACATCGGTTCATGTACCGGAGGAAAAACAGAGGATTTTGTTGCTGCTGCAAGAGTTCTGTACAATAAAAAGGTCGCAATTAAAACTTTTGCAGTCCCTGCAACAACTATTGTTGAGAAAAATCTAAAAGGCAGTGAAATTAACGGTAAAAGTATCTGGGATATACTGAAAAATGCAGGTGTCAGTATAGGCCCGCCTTCCTGTGCAGCATGCCTCGGAGGGCCTGAAGATACTTTCGGAAGAGTGAATGATCCGGAAAAAGTTATTTCAACAACCAACAGAAATTTTCCGGGAAGAATGGGGCATAAAGATGCCGAGATATTTCTGGCATCACCTTATACTGCTGCTGCATCTGCAGTAACAGGAAGAATTACAGGCCCGGATGAGTTTATTCGATAATTTTAGAGACTTGAAAGGAACCGGAATGGAAAACAGATTCACAGGAAAAGTGTTTGTAACAGGCGGCA
Proteins encoded in this region:
- a CDS encoding 3-isopropylmalate dehydratase large subunit, yielding MGMTITEKILSAHAGLEKVSPGEVIWIDVDVLMTHDVCGPPSSAIFYHEFGAHAKVWDPEKIYIIPDHYIFTKDKHAKRNVEILRTFASAQNISNFYNPGTKDYRGVCHVTIAEDRIVKPGEVLIGTDSHTCTAGAFGAFATGVGNTDAAFVMGTGRIWVKVPETIKIIINGEIRKGVMAKDIILSIISDLGVKGATYKAIEFHGSGIESLSIEERMTLCNMVIEAGAKNGICKTDKKTIDFFSAKGVEVNEIIESDNDADFSEIREYSGGDFRVMVALPHSPGNGKPAEDLQDIKIERSYIGSCTGGKTEDFVAAARVLYNKKVAIKTFAVPATTIVEKNLKGSEINGKSIWDILKNAGVSIGPPSCAACLGGPEDTFGRVNDPEKVISTTNRNFPGRMGHKDAEIFLASPYTAAASAVTGRITGPDEFIR